Within Diospyros lotus cultivar Yz01 chromosome 15, ASM1463336v1, whole genome shotgun sequence, the genomic segment CCATAAGTTTTGCTCTTATGTTATATCATTAACGgcttctggaaaaaaaaaatgggagaagaaattgGGAGCGACAATTCAGGAGAAAGAAGATgttcatcttattttatagATCCTATGCGGTTTGATTTCTCCATCCTATGCAgctttatgttaaaataaaacctTCTAGAGGCTAGGGAAAAAGACAAGCAGAATCAATGGATGAAGTTCCATGGCAGCAAGGTACTGTTAATTTTGCTTCAGTTTTCTGTTTCCTTCTTTGCAAAATTATAGTTGTAGCCACTAGCATCCCTAAAGCCAAAGCATCCAATGGGACCATTAGACCAAGTGTCAATCAAAGTCTACTTCAAGTGAGAACCTGCTTTGAATCAAGTTGATAAAAAAAAGGGTGAAATTCCCTCTAGAAATGGCCATGTACACTCTGATTTTGGCAACTGATTTTGCGATAGCATCTTGCCGCCGCATACGTGGCGATggtaaattctatatttttctaATCCATTGAGTCTATGTGTTTGTCTATCATCGTTGCTTATTAATGGCACTTGTTAAGGTTGAAAACCTCAAGATGATGAAGCTTGATTTTGTTCATgctgtatatattatatttttctggcCTATTTTTGGCTACAACGTTAATAAAGGGCTTTTCTGATGAGCCTAGCATCTCTCTCTACCCATAGGGGTTTTATTCCATGACTGTTAGGGCCAAATTAGGCTAGCCCTAAACCCTCAAAGAGATGGCCAATGGCTAGTAGGATGCATCTTTACATGACAAGACAGTAGAGATGGCTATCGCGGATGTAGGCATCAAGACCGAACGGTGaagacaaaatatgaacattatttCTTATTGCGGACGAAGGCATCAAGCcgaatagtaaaaataaaatgtggaTGGTATCTCGGATTGCGGATGTAGATTTTATatcgaaccgcgaaaacaaaatattgttattctttaattgcggatgtagatTTTATATCGAActgcgaaaacaaaatattgttattctttaattgcagaTGTAGGCATTACGCCGAACCACgaagacaaaatattattattctttaattgtggACGTAAGCATTTCGCCGAAccgagaaaataaaatatggatattcctTAAAATCTCGCCATCAACTGCAAATCCAAGCAAGCATGTGCACAGGAAGATTTAGGGTCCGAAAGCCTCGACAACgtaaaaacaaaggatcagatgtgatcctcggggggcctcgaacccccgaccactcaaaaacaaaggatcagatgtgatcctcaaGGGGCCCcaaacccccgaacactcaaaaacaaaggatcactTATGATCCTCGAAGTCCtgacaactcaaaatcaaagATGAATAAGATCAAACATGATCTtcaaggggaccacccctaataattaaggaacgagTTCGAGGCTACGCACCTCGACCACCGAAGgttcaaaggggaccacccgtaataattaaggaacgagTTTGAGGCTTTGAACCTCGATCactgaagaccaaaggggaccacccttACTAATTAAAGCCCCAGTTCGGAGGCTATAAACCTTctccaaatgaagaccaaaggggaccacccctaataattaaggaatgaGTTCGATGCTACGAACCTCGACCATCGAAGGCTCAAAGGGGACTACCCCTAACAATTAAGGAATCAATTCCAGGAATCActcccaaaacaaaaagaaggttTGATGTAACCCCCCATCGGTTAGGAAAGAACCTCTGATGAAAGTCGAAAGATCAAGATTCTCCCTAAAGCAAGCAGCGCTACATGAAAAGTTGCCTCATCAAAATAGTAGAGCTTATCCTAGTACACCTAAATGGTTAAGGGCCAAGATTTTATGAGCTTTGGAAAGCAAGCGAAAGAGAGAAATCTCAGCCACCACAGCTTCGGCCAGCGGCCCCCAAAGACGAGGCACGCAGCCTCAGCCAGTggccccgaagataaggcaCGCGGCCTCGGCCACCACAACCTTGGCCAGCGGCCCCCGAAGATGAGGAATGCGGCCTCGACCAGCATAGCCTCGGCCCTaggccaaaaataacaataaaaaaatatatatatatgtactaatttaagAGCTGGCCCCTTTCTACCATAGGAAAATCCTCGAACATCTTTTCACCATCTGCATGGGAAGAGTAAAAGGGCACTAGGAGACTTAAAAAGTGAATTCAGCATCCGAGACTGCTAACCCAATTTTTAGTAGAActtttttacagaggctcagaaaaataATGACGACTACTCCTTTAGCAGCCCAACCTCCTCGctcgatcagctcaaggagtggggggcaagtgatgagggaatatttacagggggcaattttactgtactacccttaggaggttaccattaacttggagccatgtgtgctagtAAAAGCCAATATGCAATCGCCACGTGTTAAGTCCTAGGAGCTCCACGTGTCTTTATAAtctctattatgattttgaactggaaagagatagagaagaagatTCAGTCAACCAATAATATCTCCAaaatcccaagaattatctctattagggaatattatcttttctccccatggaaaggggattgacctctatttttgaaagatatcttatctcctaagggaaaggccatgcgacatctataaatagaggataatCTCTATAGGTATGGGGATCTGATTCCTAAGGGactcttctattatttttcctattactatctccaatttataaccctatgaactgacttaagcGTCAGAGGGATCACgaggagcaagtccccaccctttttgcaagTACTTGGTCCaggacagaagaaggtgatcggctctgcATCATCACCAACTTTCCTAGAGTTGTTTAACACACTTATTGTGAGGGTATTCTCTTCTTTGAATCAATAGACAATTAATTGTGTTCTCATTGATTGTACTTGAGACTGACAGTATCTCTCGAAGAACTAGtgatggctttgataccaaatgtcaagtATATTTTGTGCAAAAGTATGGAATCTAAGAgaataatttattgaataaaatattatggcttACAAGTAGCCATACAAAATAAGTAAAACAATTAAACTGCAACCCACATTTTTACCCACAATTGCAACCTATGTCTAACAATCCTAAAGATGTGGCAAACAACTAAAGAATAGGTCAAATGACAGCATATCCCTTAACAATAGGGATCacaaaatagaataaaacaAACTACTTAATAAACTAAACACTTTAACATATATTCtgtcttttcaaaacttcttttatgtattttttatttacattcacTTGTGAGTTGCAAATGTTACATCAGATTCTTACAAATTTTGTAACGCCTTACTTTTCCAAATACTCCACAACATGGAAtataagcagacatcacctatgggcgttatggaaacccttatcAATGaaagcgttggatcgaacctgaaagtttaaccaaaactaaataaaaggGGTTtacactagatttcctttacaagcataagaaatgcatacgaccttcaatactccataaaacacaacacatcataGCAGATACAACTGtaggacactcacacacaccctttacaaccttgagtatcctagctgctatttataatacatcacttggttacaagggtacataatgaaataaaacccaaCGCTAActgcaaaacccaaagctagccaagcaccaccttttACCCTTGCTCGAATTGGAACTTGGATcacctgggacgttgaatgtcccaggggtatgaaacacccgagtcagataataacatctaagtgagtgactcagaaaataagagtacatgcatgcaaatgcaataatgtcattatgaaatccacccctatgGTAGCAATGttagggtgttgcaatcacccccgcggtcatcatagtcactcattggctcaccgcaagagcatgagttcttccatgatgacccaacaactagccacagtcaccaacacaaacataatatatgacagagcagaaggaatatgcatagccaagggaaaatatgacatgtaagccacaaaggcatgatatgcaagcaacatccacacacaagtgaagcaacaaatgctcaaagtgtcacaaacatgcaagaatcactcaccttgatcggttaccttaggaagcacagTTTACAACGAgcggaatgggttttctcgcagtttttcttactgcttggcacaAACTTTgaaaaagacccaaaaattttatcaaggcttattctccctcgactttctcccttcttttcgacagtatttcctctctcaaaatcccttccttttcctccttacttggtgcccaaaatgaataaccccaaagcccttatttatggAAAACTTTGGCAAACCAAATCGCGCCATGTGTCgagtcatcattccatccatgagcatccaattaaaatatgccacgtgtccctaggGATTTAtgcctccacatgtttaattagattttcaagattccccattATTACATCCCAtatggtaaattacattttttacatttcccatcattataACTAATCCCACACGGTTAATTGCactttccacatttctcatcattacacttcaaatcctatctccaagtggccaatgaatgcttgccacatatTCTTAGgtataaggtttggagacttttgcaaacttggaagctaagtaagtttttccttagccaatcatgcaatgccacctcaaaaggtcattatgagccatcatgtgaccttatcctATCTTCcgagtggccaatggttgattgccatgtgtcattgaagataaggttTCATCATTTCttccatgtgcatccaacccaaatgcaccactcgtctcttaattgcatttaatagagtttggaatccaaaactccatttgatttgaatttgaaatccatgatatgaagagatatttttaaggtttcaagaacgataccttggcccaaacttttcggataatttgcacttagacccttgcaacttggtccttgggcctttttaatttcactttttggttcctgaaaaatggataaattacactttgcactccaagattttaggtaaattacacttttacccgaacttcaatattaacgattttgccactggttcagaaactgaacttttgcctcaaggcttctataatcccttaaAATAACCTATTTAcccaagtattagaacctaataatctCAATTACATTATATTTGAGTTGAAAATCTAGGATGTTACAAATTTTCCTTAAAAACTTCTCATAAATTAAGATAGATTTCCACTGGTTCAATGGCTTATCaacagtttaattaattatttgtttgattATAAGGTAATTTGATGATGTAATCAACTTTGTAtgcataaaatagaatttaattgaatggaaattttaaaaatttgattcaaaaagggcgagagagacagagactTACCTAATGATTCaaagagggcgagggcgagagtgaCACAGACTAAGAGAGGCAGTATGCAGGCAACGACGCTGACCGCAACTGAGCGAGCAGTGAGGGCGAGTAACTGAGCGTGAGCGATGGCGAGAGCGACTGAGTGTGAGCAATGGCGAGAgtgactgagagtgagcgatggtgagagaggcaatggtgagagcgagcgagagagagttAGGGTTTGTaagggggattttggaagagaaagGGGTGAGGGGAAGATTAATTTGGGCGGAGCGCGCAGGGGTATATAAATCATATATCCccagcgatttttaaaaccgccggggataggCCAATATTACCAACGATTTATTAAATCGCTGATAATGGGTCAACATCACTGGCGGTTTTAATAACCGCCGGGGATTATGCTATTTTCCCGACAGTTGTTAAAACTGTCGGGGAAAATTCGCCGGCAATATCCATTTTCCTTGTAGTGATGTTTCCCCCAAGTTTTCATTTAttactttttcaaaaaaatgatattttcctattttcgtttcgtattgtatttatttttcgtTTTCATTTCTATGCAACTTAGTTCATACTTTGATCGAAGGAATTACTTCTTATTTGTAGAGATTGAGGCTATCTAGAAAAAATGTATCcgagtttttcaaaattgtctATTATTGATATTTACGCAAAGATCTTGATGGCTAATTTACGTATTCTTGGACCCATAAGATGCTCCCACAAGGGTTTTCCAGAGGTATCTAGGAAAGACCAGGAAGATCTCCGGGGTAGTGACCTCCGAGAGAGTCTTTTGGGAACTATTAGTGTATCGAGTCTCTTTCTTTGGGCTTTCTCCTCTTAGGTCTATCTTGGACCTGAGCCCACTTTCTTGTATACAATACATTTGTCATCAAATTTTTCAATGTCTATTTtgtattacataaaatatttttagagaaaaagCTCCGTAAAAAATaggataaaagtattttttatataaaattactcttacacataatattattatataatatatattatttcaatgtGTAAATTTATATAGAAACAGAAAATAGCATCATCCACATgcattttaaggaaataaaaataaattagatcaCAACAACTTTGGAAGCGGGGCAATATTGGAATttcaagaaagagagaggcgtGGGGTGCCCATGAATTATTTGACACCGTCGTGACTCTTCCTGGTGTTTACGTTACAAGGATCCCTTTCTTGTCCGTTCCAATGAATATACTTTGCCAATCAAAGCACcaccaattattttatttttattttcaaagattCCATGAATGGCCCCACACCAAccctttttaataattaattaattaaaaagtaattGTCAAATTATGTCATATTCTTCCTTGATATTTTCATGCCctgcttgtttttttttttttttttttctcgtaCCATCACGAGCGTCTGCAGCCAGCCCGCCCCTAAGACAACACTGCAAAGATAAATCGCGTGATATGCTCGAACCGACCAGAGGTTGAAGTGTTACACGCACTGACGCTTGTCAACCCCAAAAGGCAGCTTTACTGCCTCTAAGATTCGATCCCACATTGATAATCATCAACCTGACAAGATTTATCCCCAGCTCAACCTTTGTCAACTCAGCTGTGCCCGGGGGCCATGCCCTACTTGTTTAATTTGGTGGCAATTGGTGGCAATGGGTAGCTAAGCAACCACCAAGTTTGTCCACTGACCTCATTGTACTGCCACTTTTTCAAAGCCATTTGATTTGCCATACATCAcatcatatgcatatatatataatgtatatttatgtttatgtaaaattataaccaaataacaatattaaaaactattgtaattaaaataaggaATTGCACATCTCTTtatccatatttttaattattaagtagcATTAcgttcataaattttaaaaattttatttatttttattcataatcatattacttataaTGCCCTTTTATTAAAGGGGATGTTAGATTCCTTAACTCTTATTATCATAACATTAGTGCATCTATCTTCTTTGCACGAACCAttttaatcaagtttttctaTATTATTCAAGTGTTtggtataattatttaaattttttttttaataaggaaCTTATCTTGTTTCTGGAACTTCACAACCTTTTTACCGggattttaatttctattttttttcaaaatttttttcttacattaataaaccaaatacactaaatttttttcataatttgggttctaaaatatatttgttacaATATTAGTTATACTATAGTTGTGTTAGCTAAATTAAAGTTGTATTAGCTATAGTTTTGGCAGATCTTAACCCACATCTACCCAGCTCTAATGCCATGATAATTTTGATGGAGATATGAAAGAAATTTATATCTCTATATATTACATTTGTATCAATATACAACTTAATATTTATAGTCCAAAGAAATATACAAAAGAGGCAACAAAATCAATTGACCCACATAATTTACCCTATACTATAACTAATACAACTCTAATTTGGCTAACACACCTATAGTATAGGTAAGTATTGTAACAATATCCATCAACTTAATGTTTACCCTCTATCACAAGCAATACCAAAGAGAGCCTAGCAGCATACAATATTCATCAACTTAATGTTTACCCTCTATCACAAGCAATACCAAAGAGAACCTAGCAACACACAATATTCATCAACTTAATGCTTACCCTCCATCACAAGCAATACCAAAGGGAGCCTAGCAACCTCGCGGTACACTGAGTCTTTCCTAAGCTGGAGTTTTGGAACGTTTGTGCGTCGTCTTTGTAATAGAATCATAAAGATGGAGAACACTCAAGTAAGCCAAAGCAAAATCATCCAACCATCCTTGTGACATGCCGAACTTAATGCGTTATTTCTAATTAACCTTGTTGGCACTCAAAAATCTATTATCTCAACctaactcaaaaaataaaattaaaaaaaaaaaaaaccaaaaaacaagGTATTACTCTAAAGCTcacatatcattttttttattgatttaataaatattaaatgttaaatacTAAAATTCATTAATCTCAATTACAATTTATGAATCGAGAGTTTTCCATTCGAAGGATCTGTCGAGGAAGACCAGCGGACCTCTCCCCAGGGTTCCAACCCAGAACCAAAAACAAGGGACTCTTCGgaattatgtatgtatgtatgcagaCACGTGAGGAGGGAATGTTAAAAGAGTTGCGGATTGCTTTGCTTTGAGTTCAAACAGACAGTCCTTCCGCTATTCTCCTCCTCGTTCTTCACCAACTTCTCTTCCTTTTTATAGTTCcctcctttccctttttctttcctgtttttcccctcttcttctttatcCAAAGCTGTCCTTTGATACTTTGAGCATTATTAATACACACATTACCCCACATTCCCAATCATTTCTTCCTCGAGCAAAGGGACCAATTATGTAGCTTCAGTCTCCTTCGTCAAATTCATGtttgatttcatcttctaagATAGATATACGCGCACTCACGCACACACACGTATTTGCTGTTCTAAAGTGATTGTGGAAACAAATACTTGAAGAATGGAAGGGGCTGTTGGCATGAAGGATGAGAAAGTACAAGAGAGGTGGATTCAGCACTACAGTAGCAGGCACCAGATCCTGCTAGTGGGCGAGGCAAATTTCTCATTCGCAGCTTCCTTAGCCACTGTATTCGGCTCTGCTCACAACATGGTCGCTACCTCTTTGGACTCTCGAGGTTAGTCATTTACTGTACATGTTTttgaatcaatcatcaatcagttcgatgtatatatatatatatatatatatatattatgttgcTAACTTCGAACGTTGGATTCAAtgttggaaaacatttaatGGAAGAGCTGGTCGAGGAGAAGCACCCAAGTGCGAGAGCTAATCTGCAGCTTCTGGAGCAGTTGGGGTGCAACATTTTGCACCAAGTGGATGCCACCGCGATGATAAGAGATCCCCGCCTTGATTCCAAGCTGTTCGATAGAATAGTTTTCAACTTCCCTCATGCAGGGCTCACTTTCAACAAAAGCGATCCTTTCCAAATTGAGTAAGTACAACTCCTCAAAAACAATGAGCTACGGATTGACATTATTATTAGTTCTAGTAACTAcaataattttgagattaaaagcatttaaaaacatttaaatatgtaatttattagGTCATTTTGGCTATTAGGGTACTAATAAAAGTGTCATATGTAATTATGCCTTAAAAACTTATTAAGACACTTATAAATTGTGCATAATCCTTCAAAATATTTCTCTTAGTTTTACATGTGAcatttaaaaatacttaaaaaataactataaatttaagcatataataacatttaaaaatacctCGAAAACAAATGTGATTCTAACTGTCTTGACGCCACAAGGCCTTCCTTTCTAcacaatttctcttcacaacaTGTGATGCTCTCTCCCTTACTTGATTCTTCTTGCAAGGCCTTTTCTCCGCACGCAATCATGTGACACCCCATGAAACGACCACGTGACAAGCTGAAAAATAACTCCAGCGTCCAGCATACTCACTTCCCCCTTGGTTCGAACCCTGGACCTCTCATTCTTTATACACACGTGTGACCACCTGATTTGTAAGGCTCCTCACTAATATGTGCGcccatattaattttatagtaaatcaACTCTATTAGAACACTTCATCAATATgtcttattagaattattttagtATAGCACTTCAAAAATTCTACCctgttagattttttttattaagacaCTTCACCAAAGTgtctcattaaaattattttattgagatatttcaaaaattctgccatattaaaattattttattagagcATTTCATCAAAGtatctcattaaaattattttattaggacactttaaaaattatcccatattagatttttctattagaGCACTGCATCGTTgtgtctcattagaattattttattaagacatttctttaaattatttttaaaatagtattttatataaaactttttaaaaaattcactaaaaaatatCTCAATAAATGGTTTTTTAttgtagtgtatatatatatatgtatattttttggtattttcatCATCCCTCTATGTGTACGTGTATATtctttaaaaagaataatttgttcttaatttagGGATCCTTAAGAAATTGAGACAAATTTTGGGTATTAGGTGGATAGATAACAAGTATGTTTTTGAGGGATTTAGCCTAATTAgaaatatgaatatttatatatatatataaattcttttttattttccccttttttctctctaaaaggGAGAAACCCAACTTGCTTCTGGAGAGTAACGGAATGTAGtcttgatatttaattatccaTTACCCTTAGTAAACCTTTACTAGAACTTCTTTAACAATATCATAGGCCTTTACTTTCTTAATCATGTGGATCATGATTAGAATACCatcaaatcataaaataaataataaaggtGACTTCCAAactcctcaatcataaaaatttgCACCCAATATTAACCACGTTGAGTACCACCCTTCTGATGATGTGTATGGATTAACTAATTTTTTCAGGCTGCACAGCAGTGTAGTAAAAGGGTTTCTTAAGAATGCTTATGAGATGTTGAGAGAGAGTGGCCAAGTACACATAACCCTCAAGACGGCTCACCCATTCAATAAATGGAAAATAGAAGATTTGGCAGAGGATGTGGGACTGAATTTGGCTGAGAAAGTGGAGTTCAGTATATATCAATATCCAGGCTATAGAAACAAGAGAGGCCATGGCAGTAGAAGCGACCGGACTTTCCCAGTTAGAGAATGCTCTACTTTCAAGTTCTGTAAGTAAGTAAATTAAATCTCTCTAATTATTTATGTCATGTTCGATCTTATCTTTACAAGTCTTGAAAGTGgagttaatttttatatttaaacaagATACacaaaaagtatttaaaaaaaatactttattaacaaaatttcataacatcaaaaataaatatttatactaaATTAAATACGATGCTTTCccattataaatataaatcaaaagcCCAATACTGTTTTATGAtccaaacttaaaaaaaaaaaaaaaaacactttattCCTTGCTCTCCTTTtcaagaagaaattaatttgTGGACAAtgttacttaaatatttaagtttgatatttttatgaatattttatatatttatattaatatcacGCATAGTATAAGATattaataaaaagtatttttataaataacaaatttaagtatttaaataatatatatatatatatatgtatgtatgtatgatcTTCCTTTTTAGTTCCctcctttccctttccctttccctttccctttcctctttttcccctcttcttctttatcCAAAGCTGTCTTTTGATACTTTGATTGAGCATTAATACACACATTACCCCACATTCCCAAATCCCAATCATTTTTTCCTCGAGCAAAGGGCCCAATTCTGTAGCTTCACTCTCCTTCGTCAAGTTCATGTTTCATTTCATCTTCTAAGATACATATACgcgcacgcacgcacgcacgtTTTGGCTGTTCTAAAGTGATTGTGGAAACAAATACTTGAAGAATGGAAGGGGCTGTTGCCATGAAGGATGAGAAAGTACAAGAGAGGTGGATTCAGCACTACAGCAGCAGGCACCAGATCCTGCTAGTGGGCGAGGGAAATTTCTCATTCTCAGCTTCCTTAGCCATTGTATTCGGCTCTGCTTACAACATGGTCGCTACCTCTTTGGACTCTCGAGGTTAGTCATTTACTGTACATGTTTttgaatcaatcatcaatcagttcgatatatatatatatatatatatattaagttgCTAACTTCAAACGTTGGATTCAAtgttggaaaacatttaatGGAAGAGCTGCTCGAGGAGAAGCACCCAAGTGCGAGAGCTAATCTGCAGCTTCTGGAGCAGTCGGGGTGCACCATTTTGCACCAAGTGGATGCCACCGCGATGATAAGAGATCCCCGCCTTGATTCCAAACTGTTCGATAGAATAGTTTTCAACTTCCCTCATGCAGGGCTCACTTCCAACGAAAGCCATCCTTCCCAAATTGAGTAAGTACAACAACTCAGAAACAATGAGCTAGGGATCAACATTATTAATAGTTCTCATTATACATATCACttcaacaattttgagattATGAGTCACTTAAAAATGTCCCAATATGTAGTTTATTGGGGATATTTTAGCTATTAGGGCACTAATAAAAGTATCCCGTGTAATTATGCCTCAAAAGCTTATTGAGACACTTACAAAATGCTGTGTAAATCCATTAAGATATCTCTCTTAATTTTACATgtaatgatatttaaaaatatttagaaaataactataaatttaagtttgtaataacatttaaaaatgtctcaaaaataaatGTGGTTCTaatctatgttgcacggaaacacttCATAGGTGCCGTTTCCCCGTTTCTGAAACGTTTCTTATTTCCGTTTCGGACcttatttatgcctattttttaaaaaaaaatatccgtCTTCACGTTTCAGCACCCAATGAAATGGTCGCATGGCAAGCTAAAAAATAACTCCAGCTAACATGCTCGCTTCCTGCTTGGCTCGAACCCTAAACCTCTcatttcttgtgtgtgcatgtgacCACCTGATCTGCAAGGCTCC encodes:
- the LOC127792396 gene encoding heavy metal-associated isoprenylated plant protein 41-like, coding for MEGAVGMKDEKVQERWIQHYSSRHQILLVGEANFSFAASLATVFGSAHNMVATSLDSRELVEEKHPSARANLQLLEQLGCNILHQVDATAMIRDPRLDSKLFDRIVFNFPHAGLTFNKSDPFQIELHSSVVKGFLKNAYEMLRESGQVHITLKTAHPFNKWKIEDLAEDVGLNLAEKVEFSIYQYPGYRNKRGHGSRSDRTFPVRECSTFKFCKMEGAVAMKDEKVQERWIQHYSSRHQILLVGEGNFSFSASLAIVFGSAYNMVATSLDSRELLEEKHPSARANLQLLEQSGCTILHQVDATAMIRDPRLDSKLFDRIVFNFPHAGLTSNESHPSQIELHCNVVKGFLKNAYEMLRKSGQVHITHKTSHPFSKWKIEDLAEDAGLDLAEKVEFSIYQYPGYRNKKGYGSRSDRTFPVGECSTFKFCKKLN